Below is a genomic region from Silurus meridionalis isolate SWU-2019-XX chromosome 1, ASM1480568v1, whole genome shotgun sequence.
aatgtaaaaactatttgcacttccatttatagcatttggcagacacccttatttaGCGTGACTTACAGGGCATTGtttaagagcccagcagtggcagattggtggtgctgggatttgctGGTATCTACAGTCTAATACCTTATCAACTGAGCTGGCACTCCCCCACCAAGCCATTGTTAAGTCACCTACTGTGCAAAGGAAAAGAATTAACCTAAAAGTGTCAAGTATCCTTATTACTTAGCAACCAACCAAAATAAAGCCTTACAAACAATTTTCATGTTACATTGCCCATGGAATAGAAAATACCAGAGTGCtgtgaagaaagaattacaGTTCCTACCCTTTAATTTACCAACAACACAAGAATGAATTGGAAACTAATGTCTTTTGATAGGTGTTCCAATACACAACCCTTCACAAATACCAGGTAGAAGGTATTTATCAAGATGAGCTTATTGCATGAACAAGGAATAAATATGTGGCGACATAATTACAGCAGAAGAGGACATGAAAGCTATGTGGTAGGAATCTAACTTAGTATGTAACTGCCAAGACGGAATGCTAAATCtctctttccattttgtttatcacgtatatacagtacagaccaaaagtttggacacaccttctcattcaaagagttttctttattttcatgactatgaaaattgtagattcacactgaaggcatcaagggctatttgaccaagaaggagagtgatggggtgctgcgccacatgacctggcctccacagtcaccggacctgaacccaatcgagatggtttaggggtgagctggaccgcagagtgagggtaaaagggccaacaagtgccaagcatctctttcggggaactccttcaagactgttggaagaccatttcaggtgactacctcttgaaactcatcaagagaatgccaagagtgtgcaaagcagtaatcaaagcaaaaggtggctactttgaagaacctagaatatgacatttttcagttgtttctcacttttttgttatgtatataattccatatataattccacgtgttaattcatagttttgatgccttcagtgtgaatctacaattttcatagtcatgaaaataaagaaaactctttgaatgagaaggtgtgtccaaacttttggtctgtactgtatgttatatatatatatgtgtgtgtgtgtgtgtgtgtgtgtgtgtgtgtgtgtgtgtgtgtgtgtgtgtgtgtgtgtatatatatatatatatatatatatatatatatatatatatatatatatatatatatatatatatatatacacacatatacattaacacgtatgtttatgtatgtgtatacacCTTCTAGAATGTAGAGAAAGCAACTGACGTGCCATTCAACTATTCCTGGGATACTATTCCAGGATTTTGAGCTCTAATTACTCTATTATGTGCAAAGATGCAccagaaaaagaggaagaaatatgATAAGAGATCTTAGAAAAGATTATAAGGCCAGTCAGGGGTCAGTGCATCCCGTGACTCTGGGTTGTCTAGCTCTATATCAAGAGAACCACAATTGTAAAGTTTTTGGTTGGCATAGAAGTTCCACTTGTACCTCAACAAAACTTTCTGCACATAACATCAGATATAcgtttttatagattttatttatgaCTAGTATCATAAGGAGTTCTCATAATGCTCTAGTTAATAATTATAAGTTTTCTAATTAAAACTACACATTTAGACTTTCTTTACTACATAGGGCAGAacaatagttttattttattatattattagattCTTTTAAGCCTCTTTTAATAATTGTCTTTGTCTGGCACTAGTTAAAAAGGATCCATCGAAGTTTGTCTGGTAAAAATATTATGGTTGAATCTGTGTTTAATTTTTGGCCAATTTTGAACGTTCCCCTGAGCGATTTGTGGTGTGGAaaacagaatatgttttattggCCATGTTTCCTGTCTGCATCTCATTCTACCACCAGAACCACATCCTTGTGTGATGCGAGAGGTGATTAGTATAACAGTCCCTAAGATTTCCAGTCAAGATTCTTCTGAcgtcatataaatataaaaatgtgctgCTGGATTTTTTAGATGTTGGAAGTAACTACTTATTTTCTGTTGgtattttgttttgaaaatatgaaaTGCATGTTAGAGACACTGTCATTCATTTTCACTGAATTGCTATTTTTCTAAAGCAATGCATTGTCAGCAAGTTATTGCAAAACGAGATATTCTAGCCTACGTATGTTTTTGAATGcatatttttcataaatcataaaaggtggtatcaaaaggttttaagACTAGCtttattaacaagaaagtactttatttatctacatttatacacaaccATCTTCAAAATAGTCTTCTTGCATAGCAAtacagtgttcctgccacttctgcaatgtgtcctgaaagtcttccTTTCAAAGCATGGTCAAGCATCTTCTCTTATTCGCGCTGAATcactgcaatggtgtcaaaacggcgacctttgagaTAGATCTTCATCGTCGGGAAAAGGACAAACTCCGCAGTAGccaaatctggccaatagggtgggtgcggaagtaagattatgtggattgttctcgacgatcatcatgcacaaggtGCCGACTGGTTTCAGCATTTTCAGGGTTGAGTTCgttaaaggtcttcctgatctctcttcgtcttccagtgatgttcttccgctcttgaagtaCGCGTGCCACTCAAAAAACCtcgaacgactcattgcagcatgtCAAGTCAAACATTTCTGTGCCAGATTTGTCCAGTTTCACACCAAATTttacgtttgctctttgttctaactggTTGTCCATcatgaaatcacagacgtgggaacacgtggtcagaacagcaccagatAACCTCAAaacttttttgataccacctcgtagcTACATAGCTGAATGGCACCCTACTTAACAAATCACACGTTTACTCCATTGTATTTACAATTATTCAAGTTataaaaaaacgaaaaagaGGCAAAAATGGTTAGCAGGTgggttttattttcactttcaaCTATTgctacacatgtacacactacTCCAAGTGCATAACACTGTGAtggaacatgttttttttatgtactcaCAGTgaataaagactttttttatattgcacttGCACAACACTTGTGGAAATGTGAAACATGTTTAGGACACACATGGAAATGGGAAAGTGCTATTGGCCTGGGCATATGGGTAACGGACATGGGGTAAAGTATTGCTAGCTGGGATGAACTGAGGTGTAAATTAGGAGCAGGAGGTGAGCAAGGCATGTAAATAATTATGTGATCACGGTAGGGCCGGTACGGCCGGTCTTCTCTTGGAGCTTCGAGACCCTCAAGGCAATGTCCACCAAAGGTGCGAGCATGACCTAATAAAGACAAATAGCATTCaacgtcatttaaaacataaaatcttAAACTAATTTATTCTCCACATCTCACTGTGATgtcatttttatgcttttatcaGATCcttgctcttgttttttttttagcaagatCAGCTCTGGGATTAAATGAGAATTTGAAGCAACTGTatgcacaaacaaaaataaaaaaataagtaagtaaTTATTAgtaagttatttttttaattgatcttttcaattaaaaaaataaacagtgtgaATAGAGACTGTCAAACTgggccatttatttatttattgacttacttacttatttttttatttttgtttgtgcatACAGTAATTATCCTTTGTTCATCATGATCGGATATAATTTTACTCAGTAGTAGATAAATACAGAGTCTCATCTGCTGCGCATTATTAGAATTATGTCAatcatcatgatgatgatggtgatgatgatgatgatgatcatcatcatccagcTGCTTTAAGCAGCTATTTAAAAGGGCAAACACACAATATTAGGGACACTATTTCAAATTTGTACAGTCCACTTGTCCTTGTCCTTATAACAGAATGAACTGATTCCCAACTAATGCTTCTCAGATTTTCAGGGATCATTTCAATGAAATTTTTGTGGCTGAAATTTTGCTCCCCAAAAAGCTTATTAGCCTTATACGGACTGTTATATATTATTCTGATAGATTAATATGAATAATTCTTATCCTATACTTTAAAACATGGCAAACAATATGGCTGCTGATTAAAAACTCGAAAGTCTACCTGTGGGTCCTGATAGATCTTCTGAGGATCCTTTTCATAGCTGTCTATGTAAAGTCTAATGGTTGCTCCAGCGCTGCCTGTCCCACTGAGACGGAAGATGATTCGTGAACCGTCCGTAAAGATTATCCTCAGTCCCTGGACAAACAAAGTTTCAAGATGAATTTGAgtaatattttgaataaaatttatTGAACTGTTCTTTCATGCTAGTTAACTGAACAGAGTGCTGGCTGTTAAATCAAGCCTATTCAACAGATTTATTTTGTGCAGATTGCATATTGtgaaacatttaaacacatcaTTAGGTAACACATGGATGCATGGTGGCAGAGCAGGAAGAATCATTAAGGTTCTTGGTTTGATTCTGATctctgtgtggagtttcacaTGTTCCCCCATGTCCACTTGGGCTTCGTCCAAGCTGACCAGTTTCCTATGATAGTCCCTTGGAAAGAACATGTAAAGCTCCACACAAACATTAGCCCAAGCTCAAGACTGAAATAAGATCCTGGAGCTATGAGGAAGCCAGGCTCACCAACCACAGTGAAATACTATGTAATACAAACGTCAtaggatttttttaatagtataaTCAGTATAGTCTCTTCCATTCACCTGTCCCTTTGAGACACTGCCATCCACTGGGTCTGTATATTCAAAGTTATCAGCTTTCTCCACCTCGTAGGTTTTATCCCCAGAGGAGAACTTCTGTCCAACAAAAGATTTATCAAACATGGTCTGCTGCAGTTCAGCAATCATCTTATTAGCAGCATCTGAGTCAACCTCCTCATAATCGTATCTAACAACAGAGGCaagaaacaaaatacattttgttaaaaaatgtatcaatttAAATACGAATCAGTAATACAGTTTTCTGGTAACATTGTTCATACAAGCTGGTTTGAGTATCAAATAGATTCAACTTTTATACATCCTTTTGCCACCCCATATGGACCCAGTGAGCACAAATTGAGACATAATTTCACTATTTTTTTGTGGACATTAGCAGTGGTAGgcttttttctgtaataaatatatttttaagtagCTCTAAATTGGTCCTCTCATTAACAAGGAGAAACCCAGAACATTTTAGTAACGCTTTTTCTACATGACTTTGTGACTGCCCTCTCTTCGCCTCACACTAAATTCCAATCTCTACAAAAACTATTTCCCATAAACCAAGTTAATTATAAAAGCACAAAACTAGTACTAGCCcaacattatattaattatgtaaaaaaaaagaatctgatATAATAATAAGGTGGATAAATATATCCATAAATATTTACAGActtttatttcacaaatgacCTTAAAGCCTTTAGACATCTAtgaattattttgaataaataaacgaaCACTACAAAGTATTGGCACAgatacattttcagttttaaagtataaaatgtgtcaaatttcaaatatttaattctcAATATCATTTGCTTGacactatttattatttggTTTACCCAAAAGCTCCAAAAAAAACttccaataaacacaaaagcagaATCTTCATGGCCTATTGATCAACTCCAACACTAGAGGGCATCCTTCTGCAAATCATAAAGCTCCAGAAGTCAATTCCTCTACATACATGTATATTAATTAATCCATCCTTAATAAAGGTTTGTGCTAGATCGATCCCAAAAGAAAATACCACAACCCAACAGGCGTCTCATAACAAAAGATAACAAAAATATTATCTCAATCACCTTGTGAAAAAGTTCCGACCAAATCTCTGCCAATGTTCTTTCAAGATGTCCTCGACACTCTGCTTTCGGGTGGCCACAATCGACAGCCAGGCAAGCACGGCCCAGAGGCCATCTTTCTCCCGGATATGATCAGaccctaaaaaacaaaaatatctgGACAGTCAAAgtaaggggaaaaaagtgaGAAGGTACAAAGTTCATGCTAGCTTTAACCTCAACAACTAAAAGGTAAAAAGTCCATCATTGGGCAGAGAGAAAGCAAGgcttttttgtaaattatgCTAATTCAATGTATTTACTGCTAAAAAAACTAACATTTTCTGCCAATCCGAATGAAACAAGGTTTTGACCAGTCTTAGTATTCTTTGCATAACCAGGGCTTAACAAAATGCAACTTCAGTGTATAACAGATTCCCAACCTAGGGCCCCTAGGCCAAAGTTGGCCTGCGGTGATCTTTGATTTGGCCCAACGACATATactagaagaaaaaataaaaataaaaaagaggaaataagccatttggaaaaactttttcaaatgaaaagaCCATTTTCATGTTTCTCATTAGAAATCATTATGATTGCCAGTATTGggcaataatacaataaattggATTATTTCTCATTATACTACAAGTTTCACTAAACTCgaaattaaatttaatgtttGATATACACTCAATacttattatacacataatACGCGGTTCGGAACTCGCGGCTCGGAAAATGTGCGGGTTCTCATTTAGAATCTAACTAACGGTCTTAAAACTCGcaggaatccgcagcgggaacggaatgttcaggaacgttaggaattacattttaaatgatgttttcactaacaaattccaaaaaatgttttaaaaacacattattaaagtgacaatgtctagatgaattcactaagttaccataggggctgcgtcCAAAATTCACGGATTTTCGTAACTCGCTAGGGGGTTTTAGAGCGTAACCCCCGCGAGTTCCGGGGGTCCActgtaatggaaaaaaatattaacccACTACCctcaaacatttcatttttgtcCCTTCATAGGAAAAAAGTTTGGCTTCAAgcatggctttaaaaaaaatattgtggcATGTGCTACACATACTGTAGTTATCTACATAGTACTAGATGCACACAATAGATCAGTGTAATATATTCTTCTATtagaacattttaattacattctAATTGTAATTTTCAATCATTGTTGACGTGTGTGTGCAATGAATTGTGAGAACAAGTTTCCATGAATGAGGAATATGAATGAGGGAGGATCTGAGGTGTTCACATTCAGCAGCCTCGGTCCCCAAACTGATTTTACTCTTGTGCAATTCCACTCCTTGTCAAAACTAATTGATGATGCTAAATTTAGTGTAGACAAAACGCATTTGAATAATTAGTCATAACCCATAAAGCAGAAGTAACATATGGATTTGTGGTTTCCACTCACCAGTGCCAAAGCTCTCCTCCCCACACAGAGAGAGTTTGCCAGCATCCATCAGGTTCCCAAAGAACTTCCAACCTGTGGGTGTTTCATAAAGCTGCATCTTCAAAGCCTTGGCCACACTGTAAAACACAACCACCTAAATATTCAGGAGCTGCATGAAATACGGGCAAATATCCAGTCCcgagatgtttttttatgtttgtaatgTCTCGACGGTAGTTCAGTTGACTACTGTTAAATAAAGCAGGCTGGTCTTACTTGTCTAGAGCACCACTGGTAGGCATGCTGCGTGCCAGACCTTTAACACCAGTTTTCTGGAAGTATGGGATGCAGGTGATGTTGGCACCAATCACAGCTACAGAGTCAGAAGGGTTTACAAAGAATCCATGCTTGCCGAGAATCATGTTACGATCCTAAATCAGAACATAAAGATAATAATGAgttatcattaaataaaaagggactCTACTGCATACCGCTATGTATTCGGAAGTTTTAGAGGTGATTTCATACAGTGCGACAAGAGAACGAAATACAATAAACCTAGACTCTTTTTCCCTGCAGTATGATGTGTCATTCTTTGATTATTTTGGCAAATTATCATGTTGTATGAGGAACAGGACGCTCAGGTATGTGCTTTTATTGGATACTAATCACTTCGGGAATAAATACAGCAACTTTGTTTCATGTTGTTTCAAATCACACTACCTCATTGTTGATCATTCTTCTAGAAAATATTCATCTAAAAGGAAAGGTaaacatttttcacacacactatatataaggAAACCCTGTCTTAACTTTATAATGAATTAAAACATGGTGTCCATCCTTcaatacaaatgtttaaaccTATAGTACCTATGGCAGGTTCAGAACGTCGGAGGCACAAAGCATTTTCTAAGACactttatatttgattttgcCCTTAATTTCCCATCCATCTGTATGTTTatacaataaatatgaattCACATTTTCATATGAACCGAGTCAAAATCGGTACACACTTTTTCTGCAATAAATTCTAATCAGTGTTTTATACTTTGTGACACATAAATTAAAACGTgcataaagtacaaaaaaaacaacactgaatTAATGTAAATGGAAAAGCATGCACAcgtacaccatcaccatcaaaaGCTGCTCCAAAATCATATTCGCCTCCTTTCATTGCTTTGACCAAGTCAGCAGCATAGGTCAAGTTAGGGTCTGGGTGGTGACCCCCAAAGTCCTCAGAGGGCACACAGTTTACAGCAGAGTTGGCCGGGGAGCCCAACTCCTCACACACAATCTTCTTCACATAGGGGCCAACAACTGTCAAGAAGAATGCAATAAACAGAATATCATAACCCACAATACTTCAGCAGAAAAGCCATACTTAAATGATCAATTTAAAAGTCTACAGAAACACTGTATCTGCCATTATACAAAGAAATGGATGGAATCTATTGGAACGAAACTTCATTACGCAGCAAAACAGTAAATCAACACACACTAATGCTGCATTAGTGTGTGTTGATTTACTGTTTTGCTGCGTAATGAAGTTTCGTTCCAATAGATTCCATCCATTTCTTTGATTGCATTTCTATTCAATTCTACTGTAAATTCGTTTTTGTAAGCTATTGTACTGTAAATCTATTCTATGCAACTGTACTGTAataaagcttttttctttttcagtggtGCAGTAATTAAACCTTCATTTGTGCTTATTGTGTAATAAGCTCTATTCCATTCAAAGGTACTGTAATAAAGATTTGAATCATTCAAAAGGTACTATAATAAATATCCACTCTAAAGCTCTATTTACTTCAGTTTAGTTGTAAATAagcaatatactttttttaatagctGTACTGATGCACTATATTCATCTTTTACTGTAACTGTGTCTAGACAGTTTTTCTTAAACCCGAATCCTCACCTCCATGCATTGCATCTAACCGCACATTGATGTGATTAGGTCCGGAAAGTAACTCTTTCAGTGCAGCAAAGTCAAAGATGTCCCTGAGCATTTCTGCATATGCTTCCACTGAGTCCACAATCTCCACTAAATCATAGCAGAGGGGGGAAGAAATGATAGAACAGTGATAAATACTGGTtacaaaaaacatcaaataaaccAATAGAATGTAACTGGATTTGGGATTTCACCAGTGAAGGACTTCAGAGTTTCCACTTCAAATGTCTGTTTGCCAATAGCAGACAAATCAACCTTGAGCTCTGGGCAGATGTGGTATTCTTGAAGGCTTTTGCTGATGTCAAAGATTTTATTAGTAATGCCCTCTGGTGCAGGTCCTGGGAGGACAAATTTCGCAAGTTAGAATGTGTAATATCTGTTGGgttgttttttatgtatatatttgagcACTGAAACATCTTAAAAACTGATTAGTTTGTACAGAATATTGTACATGAGACATGAAATGTGATTTGGCCATCAATAGAACAGTTCTTACCAAGTAGATTATACAGCATACATGGGTAAATGCAATACAGTTATTTAATAGATAAACATGTTCAGGGACAATACAGATGCTAGCTAGACTTACTAGACTAGAACTCCACATCTCAGAGATGAAACCTTGTATATACGCCATATACATTAATAATCaagcatataaataatattaataaatgattgtACTCCATAAGCTATCTAGTTTGCCATATCATATTACATTACCTTTCACTTCTTAGAAAAGAATGTTTTTGCTCAGCAATAAcactaattataatatattcacTGTCCATCTCAATGAAGAAAAAGGTGAACTTAAATATCcagaatgaaataaatcatGCATCCAAGCCTCTCTCGCACCTCCATTTGCGATGTTATACTTGATGCCAAAGTCCCCATTGGGACCACCAGGGTTGTGGCTGGCTGTTAGAATGATTCCTCCGACTGCGTTTAGTTTGCGAATTACACAGGACACTGCAGGTGTGGACATGATCCCATTCTGACCGATAACCAGCCGGCCAATCTGGAACAGGAAAGGGTGTAAGAAATCAGGAATGACGttcacacacaatcataaaTCTATTATTTATGTGATCTAAGCACAAGACGACACTGACACTATTAACTTCTCCAACATTggatataaatcaaataaaccttttaaattaaaagagaCTCAATACTagcttcttctttcagctgctcccattaggggtcgccacagcagatcatccgtctcgatgcccccctgtcctctacatctgcctctttcaacccaactacctgcatgtcttccttcacatCCATGaacttcctccttggtcttcctcttttcctccttcctggtggctccatcctcagcattctcctactgatgtaccccatgtccctcctctgcatgtCCAACgatctcaatctcatctccctcgctttgtctccaaaacgtcctacatgcgctgtccctctaataaactcatttctaatccatCGTCGTCACCCagaacgaaaacctcaacatcttcagctctgctacctccagctccacctcctgtcttttactcaatgccactgtctctaatacatacaacatctcaggtctcaccacagtcctataaacttcccCTTTCTATCACATAAAGAGACTCAATACTATATTGTGACCATGCTGATGGATATGGAATCAATTCACTGAAAAGGGtccaaaaaaatatgaattactAAATATGTTAAAGATTGATAAAATCCATGTtgaatttgtatatttaatcttTCAACAGTGcacaaattgcatttatttatatacggTTTAGGGGTTGTATTGGATGTTATATTTGTGTGCAAAAGGAAACGTGACAGCGCTCACGCCTCCTTCGCGCATGCGCGGCAGAAACACATACCAACCACGGAAGCGCGAGCTGCATTCTGGTTCACTTCCCCAATGACTTTCTAATGCACATATATCGCACTACCTGGTGTGTTATTTAGTTCCCTTTAAAGGGTGCAGGCGTAGGGACTAGGGAGATATTTAAAGagctgtgcattgttgcaaaaGCATTTCCTAAATTGCAACAGTGTGTGTTGCAGTTGACCGACCGCTGATGAGAGAAACATGAGAGAGAGCCTTGAAATGTCAGCGGTGTCCCTTTGCCCTGGAGATCTCTTCTTAAAGATCACAGAGGTCATTCCGAACAAATAAGCACCCTAGCTCTGTGAAAGCCTTTCATGCAATTGAAATAAAGTAGTTTGCACAGTATAAAAAGCATGCACGACGtgtaaaaaaagagcaaaaagcaaaaaaacaccgATGTTCAAAATAGATGAAACTAGCACTAAATGTTAACAAATGCatgcaaaatgcaaatgcatATTAGTATGCAATGCACAAATAGTCAACGTTTACCCAAAAATACTAACCCCATTGGCAGCAGCAATTTGGACGATCAACTGAATGGCATCTTTCATGAAAAATCGTCCGTCTCCTCCCACCACCAGGGTGCCCTCCAGTCTCTGTGCGGGCTCGATGGCAGAAATAATACTCTGGATGAAGTTCTCAGCATAATGCGGGTTCTGCTGGAACACAGTCACCCTCTTCCTCAAGCCGCTGGTTCCTGGCTTTTGGTCGCTGTACGCGTTGGTCTTGACAACACTAATTTTCACCATTCTGCCCCACAAGTTTGCCTGTGTGATCCAGGTGCCAATCGGGATGTAGAGCATGTAATCCACCCTACGTCCACttacgtacacacacactcactgattTGGTTGGTCAGGCTCAGACCCGCCCTCACTGCAGTGTTTAAAGGAGAAGTAGCATACAGCTGAACCTTCCACATTAGACCCTGGTGTTCATTTATCAGCAAAAGGTGGATAATTGGGGTTATTTGGGACAGAAATATACACTGCATtaccaaaggtttgtggacacctggtcataagtatgctATGTTcattttgagcattgcattcaagttcaagtttcaagttcaagtttaattctatagcgcttttcacaataaacattgtctcaaagcagctttacacatataatgtgatgattaaaagtgaatatgtcctttataagtgtaagtttgtccctaatgagcaaggaaaaactccctgagatggcataaggaagaaaccttgagaggaaccagactcaagaggaaacccatcctcatctaggttgcaccgaatgtccatttaaagcagatatacaatgttgaggggtgcagtgatgatgatcagaagcgaaatgtagtcctgagtcagtgtagcagactgttgacattaactacagtccaaatccatcctcaaacctcccgttcttactccgaaATTTCATGGAActacccaaggcgttgatgagaaagcGTCCGTGATTGTATGACCATAACTTTAGTAGCCTTTATGCCAGATAACAGTATCACTGTAAGAATAGCTCTTGAAATATGGGTTGAATAGTCCAAGCTTGTGTAGTATACTAAAAATCCCCAAAGAGAAACAGCAATAAGCAATAGTTTACTGGAGCTCTAAACTAGAGCAGTGGAAGTTCAacagttaggggttagggttattaAACAAAAGGTTGATAGTTCAAACCCCTGCAAGGGTCTTAACATTCTCTGATGCATGtgtgctgtatcatgactgCACATATACTCTGACCAAAACTTCATTACATGTTGAGATAGGTGTTATTCCTATGAA
It encodes:
- the pgm1 gene encoding phosphoglucomutase-1 — its product is MLYIPIGTWITQANLWGRMVKISVVKTNAYSDQKPGTSGLRKRVTVFQQNPHYAENFIQSIISAIEPAQRLEGTLVVGGDGRFFMKDAIQLIVQIAAANGIGRLVIGQNGIMSTPAVSCVIRKLNAVGGIILTASHNPGGPNGDFGIKYNIANGGPAPEGITNKIFDISKSLQEYHICPELKVDLSAIGKQTFEVETLKSFTVEIVDSVEAYAEMLRDIFDFAALKELLSGPNHINVRLDAMHGVVGPYVKKIVCEELGSPANSAVNCVPSEDFGGHHPDPNLTYAADLVKAMKGGEYDFGAAFDGDGDRNMILGKHGFFVNPSDSVAVIGANITCIPYFQKTGVKGLARSMPTSGALDNVAKALKMQLYETPTGWKFFGNLMDAGKLSLCGEESFGTGSDHIREKDGLWAVLAWLSIVATRKQSVEDILKEHWQRFGRNFFTRYDYEEVDSDAANKMIAELQQTMFDKSFVGQKFSSGDKTYEVEKADNFEYTDPVDGSVSKGQGLRIIFTDGSRIIFRLSGTGSAGATIRLYIDSYEKDPQKIYQDPQVMLAPLVDIALRVSKLQEKTGRTGPTVIT